In Deltaproteobacteria bacterium, a single genomic region encodes these proteins:
- a CDS encoding SDR family NAD(P)-dependent oxidoreductase has translation MKLFEMFNLSGKVALVTAGGHGLGREYCLALAECGADVVCNDIRMDLAEETVKLLETFGRRAIALQGDVSKPEDVMRMVSIALQRFGTIDILFCNAGITNRFARPHELTYEDWTRVVAINLRGTFLCMKAVLPVMLKQKRGSIISTASIAGLPGGFAPDSSVYGTTKAAIIGLTRHAAAAYASEGIRINAIAPGMHDTNPVGLGISPEMQEQLKPLIIALIPMGRIGEPREIRPLAAYLASDASSFVTGQVFVADGGMLA, from the coding sequence ATGAAACTGTTTGAAATGTTTAATCTTTCTGGTAAGGTAGCTTTGGTTACTGCGGGTGGGCATGGGCTGGGCCGAGAGTACTGCCTGGCTTTGGCGGAGTGCGGAGCCGATGTGGTCTGTAATGACATCCGGATGGACCTTGCTGAGGAAACGGTTAAGCTGCTGGAAACGTTCGGCCGTCGCGCGATAGCGCTTCAGGGCGACGTATCCAAACCCGAGGATGTAATGAGAATGGTAAGTATAGCACTCCAGCGATTCGGCACCATTGATATCCTCTTCTGCAACGCCGGGATTACGAACCGCTTTGCCCGGCCTCACGAGTTAACGTATGAAGACTGGACAAGGGTGGTAGCCATAAACTTGCGAGGCACATTCCTTTGCATGAAAGCCGTCCTGCCAGTGATGTTGAAACAGAAGCGAGGTTCAATAATCAGTACTGCATCAATTGCAGGCCTGCCCGGAGGGTTTGCCCCGGACTCTTCGGTCTACGGGACGACAAAGGCGGCCATCATCGGCTTGACCAGGCATGCAGCAGCAGCGTATGCGTCGGAAGGTATTCGCATTAACGCCATTGCCCCGGGAATGCATGACACCAATCCGGTGGGACTTGGTATTTCGCCGGAGATGCAGGAGCAGCTCAAGCCTCTCATCATTGCCTTAATCCCTATGGGGCGGATCGGTGAGCCGAGGGAGATAAGACCCTTGGCGGCCTATCTGGCATCAGACGCCTCCAGTTTTGTAACGGGCCAGGTGTTTGTAGCAGACGGAGGTATGCTGGCGTAA
- a CDS encoding SDR family NAD(P)-dependent oxidoreductase — MESQGIFDLAGKVALVTAGGHGLGREYCLAMAEFGADVACNDIDPRLAEDTAEAVRKLGRRAVALPADVSKPDAVESMVKRSLEELGTIDILFCNAGIMNPLIPLHELSVEAWDRVVEVNLTSMFLCIKAVLPGMLAKKRGSIISTASVAGIKAGKAPFSYCYGATKAGMIGFTRHAAMTYARDGVRINAIAPGLHDTRPVGLGLTDEQVEQLKRSVSMMIPMGRFAEPNEIRGLAVFLASDASSYVTGQVFATDGGITA; from the coding sequence ATGGAGAGCCAGGGAATATTTGATCTTGCGGGGAAAGTAGCTCTCGTGACGGCAGGGGGACACGGACTGGGACGGGAGTACTGCCTCGCCATGGCGGAATTCGGAGCAGACGTGGCATGTAACGATATTGACCCCCGCCTCGCCGAGGACACGGCAGAAGCCGTGAGAAAACTTGGTCGGCGGGCAGTGGCGCTACCGGCGGATGTTTCGAAACCGGACGCAGTAGAAAGCATGGTGAAACGGTCGCTGGAGGAATTGGGGACCATTGACATCCTTTTTTGTAATGCCGGTATCATGAACCCGCTCATACCCCTCCATGAGTTATCAGTGGAAGCTTGGGACCGGGTAGTGGAGGTAAATCTGACGAGCATGTTCCTCTGCATAAAGGCGGTTCTCCCGGGCATGCTTGCAAAGAAGCGTGGCTCCATCATCAGCACGGCCTCCGTAGCCGGGATCAAGGCAGGAAAGGCACCCTTTTCCTACTGCTACGGTGCGACAAAAGCCGGTATGATCGGTTTTACTCGCCATGCAGCAATGACCTATGCAAGAGATGGTGTCCGCATTAATGCTATTGCACCGGGACTGCATGACACGAGGCCCGTCGGTCTCGGGTTGACAGATGAGCAGGTGGAGCAGTTGAAACGTAGCGTTTCAATGATGATCCCTATGGGGCGATTCGCCGAACCGAACGAGATAAGAGGATTGGCTGTTTTTCTGGCATCGGACGCCTCAAGTTATGTTACTGGGCAGGTCTTTGCCACGGACGGTGGCATAACAGCGTGA